A section of the Telopea speciosissima isolate NSW1024214 ecotype Mountain lineage chromosome 3, Tspe_v1, whole genome shotgun sequence genome encodes:
- the LOC122653946 gene encoding serine/threonine-protein kinase RIO1-like: MEEPKNPLSSVSKQKEEEMSLAEQKLEEEEEEAVGLVENEDEEEGLSWSSDSEIGDALDWLDSKDETEAVNGPFCPSTRRPNAHGGLHSRPTSSPLQPLSNRNQKYTHHIRAAPLEEWEGRLNCSMSNSVTTAIRESVREMAIGRTRTTEKADRATVEQAIDPRTRMVLFKMLNRGVFHDINGCISTGKEANVYHATKMDGQELAIKVYKTSVLVFKDRARYVQGDYRFRHGYCKHNPRKMVKTWAEKEMRNLLRLRAAGIRCPTPLLLRLHVLVMEFIGKAGWAAPRLKDAALSQDKLREGYVEMIMAMRTLYQKCKLVHGDLSEYNILYFEGHLYIIDVSQSVDLDHPHALDFLREDCVHVSDFFRKHGVAVMTVRELFDFIVDPSIADESVDNHLEEVQQKILARGDVISAEEEIADSVFVQSFIPRTLEHVKNVEEDIKRITSGEDTGDIYYQTITGLKQALQRVKPTAAQSTEEKPQQKETLQQESLVNSAAQTNSASSEAETETDEEESSGDSQGKDSDTEIQTPADKKAARKENKKKVKEEKREARKTKVTKAFKKRKKKMSKANKSR; this comes from the exons ATGGAGGAACCGAAAAATCCTTTAAGTTCAGTATCAaagcagaaagaagaagaaatgtcacTTGCAGAGCagaaacttgaagaagaagaagaagaagcagttgGACTAGTTGAAAacgaagacgaagaagaaggtCTTTCATGGTCATCAGACTCTGAGATTGGAGACGCCCTCGACTGGTTAGACTCGAAGGATGAGACAGAAGCTGTCAACGGTCCTTTTTGTCCGTCTACGAGGCGTCCTAATGCTCATGGCGGGCTTCACTCTCGGCCTACTTCATCTCCGCTTCAACCTCTCTCAAATAGAAACCAGAAATACACACATCACATCCGAGCTGCACCTTTGGAG GAGTGGGAAGGGAGATTGAATTGCAGCATGTCAAACTCTGTAACGACTGCGATTCGTGAAAGTGTTCGAGAGATGGCCATTGGGAGAACTAGAACTACTGAGAAAGCAGACCGTGCCACTGTTGAGCAG GCTATTGATCCAAGAACTCGAATGGTTCTATTCAAAATGCTGAATCGTGGTGTGTTCCATGATATCAATGGCTGCATTTCTACTGGGAAAGAA GCAAATGTTTATCATGCTACAAAGATGGATGGTCAGGAGCTGGCAATCAAAGTGTACAAAACTTCTGTTCTTGTGTTTAA GGATAGAGCTCGCTATGTACAAGGAGATTATCGTTTCAGACATGGCTATTGTAAGCACAATCCGAGGAAAATGGTGAAGACTTGGGCAGAGAAAGAAATGAGGAATCTCTTGAG GTTAAGGGCAGCTGGGATTAGGTGTCCAACTCCTCTTCTTTTGAGGCTTCATGTTCTGGTTATGGAATTCATAG GCAAAGCAGGGTGGGCCGCACCTCGTCTCAAGGATGCTGCTTTATCTCAAGACAAGTTACGTGAAGGTTATGTGGAG ATGATTATGGCGATGCGGACATTATATCAAAAGTGCAAACTGGTGCATGGAGACCTCAGTGAATATAATATACTTTATTTTGAG GGTCACTTGTACATTATTGATGTTTCTCAATCAGTGGACCTTGACCATCCTCATGCATTGGATTTCTTACGTGAAGATTGTGTCCACGTTTCT GATTTCTTTAGGAAGCATGGTGTAGCTGTTATGACAGTTCGAGAGCTGTTTGATTTCATAGTTGATCCATCTATTGCAGATGAATCTGTGGACAACCATTTAGAAGAG GTTCAGCAAAAAATTTTGGCAAGAGGAGATGTCATATCTGCAGAGGAAGAAATTGCAGACTCTGTGTTTGTGCAG TCTTTCATTCCAAGGACATTAGAACACGTAAAAAATGTTGAGGAGGATATAAAACGGATCACAAGTGGCGAGGACACGGGGGATATTTACTACCAAACAATAACAGGACTCAagcaagctcttcaaagagtaAAACCCACTGCAGCTCAAAGTACTGAAGAGAAACCACAGCAGAAAGAAACTCTCCAACAAGAGTCCCTTGTTAATTCAGCTGCGCAGACCAACTCAGCCAGCAGTGAAGCAGAAACTGAAACAGATGAAGAAGAGAGCTCAGGTGACTCACAAGGAAAGGATTCTGACACTGAAATACAGACACCGGCTGATAAAAAAGCTGCCCGgaaagagaacaagaagaaggttaaaGAGGAGAAAAGGGAGGCTAGGAAGACAAAAGTTACAAAGGCAttcaagaagagaaagaagaaaatgtcaAAGGCCAACAAGTCCAGGTAG
- the LOC122656784 gene encoding F-box protein At1g67340-like, with the protein MRTNTRRGITSHRDRTQPCKEGRVKRKRCFSGGAGGDVMILQKKKTKTTKTTFDASRGKSDFFDGLPDDLIVCILCKLSSSAAYPSDTINLLITCKRLNGLALHPLVLSKASPKVFAIKASNWSESAHRFLKQCADAGNVEACYTLGMIRFYCLQSRGSGAALMAKAAINSHASALYSLAVIQFNGSGGSKNDKDLRAGVALCARAAFLGHIDALRELGHCLQDGYGIRQNIAEGRRFLVQANARELASVLCSTSSSSRPWLTWHRNQNHQHHQIRQVMGGGGSGGCPLLSDFGCNVPAPEAHPANQFLADWFGIRGGVPGNELRLCSHAGCGRPETRRHEFRRCSVCGTVNYCSRACQALDWKLRHKLECAPMERWLAGDAAGDADGEAEDRMAGVEGDDGQAIIGS; encoded by the exons ATGAGAACAAACACCAGAAGGGGAATCACTTCTCACAGAGATAGAACCCAACCTTGCAAGGAAGGGAGAGTGAAGAGGAAAAGATGTTTCTCCGGAGGAGCAGGAGGAGATGTTATGATTctccagaagaagaagaccaagaCAACCAAGACTACGTTTGATGCTTCTCGTGGAAAGTCTGATTTTTTCGATGGATTACCAGATGATCTTATCGTTTGCATCCTCTGCAAACTTAGTTCTTCAGCTGCTTATCCTTCTGATACCATCAACCTTCTCATTAC ATGCAAGAGACTGAACGGTTTAGCTCTCCATCCTTTGGTGTTATCTAAAGCTTCTCCTAAAGTTTTTGCCATTAAAGCGAGCAACTGGTCTGAATCCGCTCATCGTTTCTTGAAGCAATGTGCTGATGCAGGGAACGTTGAAGCATGTTATACACTTGGCATG ATCCGATTTTATTGTTTACAGAGCAGAGGGAGCGGAGCAGCCCTCATGGCAAAGGCAGCAATAAATTCTCATGCTTCCGCGCTCTACTCACTAGCAGTGATTCAGTTCAACGGGAGTGGTGGCTCAAAGAACGACAAGGACTTAAGAGCTGGTGTCGCTCTCTGTGCCAGAGCTGCCTTCCTCGGCCACATCGATGCCCTTCGTGAGCTTGGCCACTGCCTTCAGGATGGATACGGCATCCGTCAAAACATCGCCGAGGGACGCCGATTCCTAGTTCAAGCAAACGCCCGTGAACTCGCTTCCGTCCTCTgttccacctcctcctcctccaggCCATGGCTTACGTGGCACCGTAATCAgaaccaccaacatcaccaaaTCCGGCAAGTgatgggtggtggtggttcaGGTGGGTGTCCATTACTTAGCGACTTCGGGTGCAACGTGCCGGCACCGGAGGCGCACCCGGCCAACCAATTTCTGGCCGACTGGTTTGGGATTCGAGGGGGTGTGCCTGGGAATGAGTTAAGGCTTTGCTCCCACGCCGGATGTGGACGGCCGGAGACGAGGCGACACGAATTCCGGCGTTGCTCCGTCTGTGGAACAGTCAACTACTGCTCTCGTGCGTGTCAGGCTCTCGATTGGAAGTTGCGCCATAAGTTAGAGTGCGCACCCATGGAGCGTTGGCTAGCTGGAGATGCCGCCGGCGATGCTGACGGTGAGGCTGAGGATAGGATGGCCGGCGTTGAAGGAGACGATGGCCAAGCCATTATTGGAAGCTAG
- the LOC122656648 gene encoding CTD small phosphatase-like protein 2 isoform X2, which translates to MQTKKKLLTRNAAREHVSPRMSRQQKKVAESVQVVENKVTELITSSVRKQRIGYVPKKSREPVAVKNLNPSHKLTCDGDRSRCLDYDTANGASIDCKGFHEGTGECTLDTIFSPAFHVSKDVGVLANGDISSDHLDIQNSSHQKPSSEPNGVSHGNNNLVAASLSSEVSAIYLAMQQSKLECVDELSQDSISTDMCVETDDIEETDDFDPYFFIKNLPDLSSVVPTFRPMLLPKQTRSCPRTTLVLDLDETLVHSTLEHCDDADFTFSVNFNFKEHTVYVRCRPHLKDFLEKVGNLFEIIIFTASQAIYAEQLLNVLDPKRRIFRHRVFRESCVFVEGNYLKDLSVLGRDLARVIIIDNSPQAFGFQVDNGIPIESWFDDRLDQELLLLLPFLESLVGVEDVRPLIAKKFNLREKIAAAVYPSLNSNKGDPFER; encoded by the exons aTGCAAACCAAGAAGAAATTACTGACACGAAATGCTGCTCGAGAACATGTCAGTCCAAGAATGTCAAGACAACAGAAGAAAGTTGCTGAGAGTGTGCAAGTTGTGGAAAACAAAGTCACGGAGCTTATTACATCTTCTGTTAGAAAGCAGAGAATTG GTTATGTGCCTAAGAAAAGTAGAGAGCCAGTGGCAGTTAAAAATTTGAATCCTAGTCACAAACTGACATGTGATGGGGATCGCAGTAGATGCTTGGATTATGATACAGCTAATGGTGCTTCGATTGACTGTAAG GGATTTCATGAAGGGACTGGTGAATGCACATTGGATACCATATTTTCGCCTGCCTTCCATGTCTCGAAAGATGTGGGAGTCCTTGCTAATGGAG ATATTTCCTCTGATCACTTAGATATTCAGAACAGTAGTCATCAGAAGCCTTCTTCGGAGCCTAATGGAGTGTCACACGGTAATAACAATTTAGTTGCGGCAAGTCTATCATCTGAGGTTTCAGCAATATACCTTGCCATGCAGCAGTCAAAGTTGGAGTGTGTTGATGAGCTCAGTCAAGATTCAATTTCGACTGACATGTGCGTGGAGACTGATGACATTGAAGAAACCGATGATTTTGatccatatttttttataaaaaatttaccAGACTTGTCTTCGGTGGTTCCTACTTTTCGACCCATGCTACTCCCGAAGCAAACACGGAGTTGCCCTCGTACTACACTTGTTTTGGACTTGGATG AGACACTTGTGCACTCAACTCTTGAACACTGCGATGATGCAGATTTTACATTTTCGGTAAATTTTAACTTTAAGGAACATACGGTTTATGTTCGATGTCGCCCTCATCTCAAGGACTTTCTGGAAAAGGTTGGCAACCTTTTCGAGATCATCATCTTTACAGCCAGTCAAGCAATCTATGCGGAGCAGCTTCTGAATGTACTGGATCCCAAAAGGAGAATATTTCGCCACCGTGTTTTTCGCGAGTCCTGTGTTTTTGTAGAGGGTAATTATCTCAAAGATTTGTCTGTTCTGGGACGTGATTTGGCTCGTGTGATCATAATTGATAACTCTCCGCAG GCTTTTGGGTTTCAAGTGGACAATGGGATCCCAATTGAGAGTTGGTTTGATGATCGTTTGGATCAAGAATTACTGTTGTTACTTCCTTTTCTGGAGAGTTTGGTTGGAGTCGAAGATGTTCGGCCATTGATTGCAAAGAAATTCAATCTGCGGGAGAAGATAGCTGCAGCTGTATATCCATCATTGAACTCAAATAAAGGAGATCCTTTCGAAAGGTGA
- the LOC122656648 gene encoding CTD small phosphatase-like protein 2 isoform X1, which translates to MQTKKKLLTRNAAREHVSPRMSRQQKKVAESVQVVENKVTELITSSVRKQRIGYVPKKSREPVAVKNLNPSHKLTCDGDRSRCLDYDTANGASIDCKGFHEGTGECTLDTIFSPAFHVSKDVGVLANGASFIKFFRSEDHKINQNSRIMEPVDALRSIVSVPTSNPTEKDEQKNYGQNIEPDADTICPVDMDVDSDISSDHLDIQNSSHQKPSSEPNGVSHGNNNLVAASLSSEVSAIYLAMQQSKLECVDELSQDSISTDMCVETDDIEETDDFDPYFFIKNLPDLSSVVPTFRPMLLPKQTRSCPRTTLVLDLDETLVHSTLEHCDDADFTFSVNFNFKEHTVYVRCRPHLKDFLEKVGNLFEIIIFTASQAIYAEQLLNVLDPKRRIFRHRVFRESCVFVEGNYLKDLSVLGRDLARVIIIDNSPQAFGFQVDNGIPIESWFDDRLDQELLLLLPFLESLVGVEDVRPLIAKKFNLREKIAAAVYPSLNSNKGDPFER; encoded by the exons aTGCAAACCAAGAAGAAATTACTGACACGAAATGCTGCTCGAGAACATGTCAGTCCAAGAATGTCAAGACAACAGAAGAAAGTTGCTGAGAGTGTGCAAGTTGTGGAAAACAAAGTCACGGAGCTTATTACATCTTCTGTTAGAAAGCAGAGAATTG GTTATGTGCCTAAGAAAAGTAGAGAGCCAGTGGCAGTTAAAAATTTGAATCCTAGTCACAAACTGACATGTGATGGGGATCGCAGTAGATGCTTGGATTATGATACAGCTAATGGTGCTTCGATTGACTGTAAG GGATTTCATGAAGGGACTGGTGAATGCACATTGGATACCATATTTTCGCCTGCCTTCCATGTCTCGAAAGATGTGGGAGTCCTTGCTAATGGAG CAAGCTTCATTAAGTTTTTCCGGAGCGAAGACCACAAAATCAATCAGAACTCCAGAATTATGGAACCAGTTGATGCATTGAGAAGTATTGTTTCTGTACCAACTTCTAATCCAACTGAAAAGGATGAGCAGAAGAATTATGGCCAGAATATCGAACCAGATGCTGATACCATATGTCCTGTTGATATGGATGTGGATTCAGATATTTCCTCTGATCACTTAGATATTCAGAACAGTAGTCATCAGAAGCCTTCTTCGGAGCCTAATGGAGTGTCACACGGTAATAACAATTTAGTTGCGGCAAGTCTATCATCTGAGGTTTCAGCAATATACCTTGCCATGCAGCAGTCAAAGTTGGAGTGTGTTGATGAGCTCAGTCAAGATTCAATTTCGACTGACATGTGCGTGGAGACTGATGACATTGAAGAAACCGATGATTTTGatccatatttttttataaaaaatttaccAGACTTGTCTTCGGTGGTTCCTACTTTTCGACCCATGCTACTCCCGAAGCAAACACGGAGTTGCCCTCGTACTACACTTGTTTTGGACTTGGATG AGACACTTGTGCACTCAACTCTTGAACACTGCGATGATGCAGATTTTACATTTTCGGTAAATTTTAACTTTAAGGAACATACGGTTTATGTTCGATGTCGCCCTCATCTCAAGGACTTTCTGGAAAAGGTTGGCAACCTTTTCGAGATCATCATCTTTACAGCCAGTCAAGCAATCTATGCGGAGCAGCTTCTGAATGTACTGGATCCCAAAAGGAGAATATTTCGCCACCGTGTTTTTCGCGAGTCCTGTGTTTTTGTAGAGGGTAATTATCTCAAAGATTTGTCTGTTCTGGGACGTGATTTGGCTCGTGTGATCATAATTGATAACTCTCCGCAG GCTTTTGGGTTTCAAGTGGACAATGGGATCCCAATTGAGAGTTGGTTTGATGATCGTTTGGATCAAGAATTACTGTTGTTACTTCCTTTTCTGGAGAGTTTGGTTGGAGTCGAAGATGTTCGGCCATTGATTGCAAAGAAATTCAATCTGCGGGAGAAGATAGCTGCAGCTGTATATCCATCATTGAACTCAAATAAAGGAGATCCTTTCGAAAGGTGA